The Glycine soja cultivar W05 chromosome 15, ASM419377v2, whole genome shotgun sequence region AAAATATGctaattttagtctctaaaaaattaatatgtttttattccatatatttattaaaaagggATATGGTTTTAGTCCTTGATTGAGAACTAAAAACAcgtgcatatttttttttaatagatataGTCCTTCACGTATTAGTACTTCTTAGATACGCCTAAGAattctgaaaaaaaataaaagagagagagagatgcctaaaattattttttttttgtctgaaattcACAATTCAAACAGTTAATAATTGATAACCCAACCGATCGACAAACAAGATTAATGTGTTTACCGGCCAGGTTTCTTATATTTAATCTATGAAAGCatcaaaattacattaattGCATTATAACTCAAGCATACTAAGCTCATATATATCTGTAAAATAActacatataagaaaataaaatatttggacTCCGAAAGGTTTTTCACTTTGGGAAGATTGACAATAtatatcataattcataaacaaaagcaaaattaaaaagtaggctaaaataaatgtatatatataccaatgaaataaagaaaaagaaaaaccaaataTGTATAAGACATATGGAGCTAACCTTGCcaagggtttggggtttggttATGTTGGGAGGAGTTGATGCAACTTCCCATACCAGCAATGTTGAGGATATCAGTGTGAGAGAGAGGTCTAAGACCCAAGAAATCTCTTGTCAGGGCTTCATTATTGTTTCCTCTGGCACCGTCATCGGCGGTGGTTGTTTTCGTCATGGCATCGCCACCAGCACCACCAAAAGTGTCCTCAAAAGAAGTCCCTTCAAAGGGTGAAGAGAAAGAGTCGATGATATGGTgaaggagtgaaggagaaacaCCATTACCAACAGCAGGAACAGCTTTATTCCCGAAAGGTACCAAGCCATGGAGAGTGGGGGTCATCTGGTGGTCACGTGAGGACAAATTCAAAGCGGCATTGGCAGACACGTGAGCCTGTTGTTGGTGGGTCCCAATCATGGACCCGGTTTTGCTCATCGTCGCACCCATTTGGGATGCTTTCTGCAGCAACGCTGTGGCTGACATGTGAGGAGCTGTTTGGTAAGGAGGAAGAAGAGTGGGACCAGGACCACCACCTCTAGGGTTAGGGTTTTCTTGATGAGAGACCAAGAATGATGAAGCAGAAGAGGGTGATGGTTGTCCAATCCAAGGTGGTCTGAAACCTGCTTGTTGCTCTTTCTTCAATGAGAAATTGTTACTATTACCATGGATGATGTCTTGTTGATGAGAGGCTGCTGCTGCAGTTGGTTGAGTTGAAGTTGAGTTGGCTACTATGCCTATGCCTGTCACTGATCTTGAACTCTCCTCTGCTAATGCATCACAGAAGGCTCTGTGTGTTATGAAACTGTCCCTCCTGCAGATGATTGccataaacaaacaaacacataaaaacaaaaccaaacccATGTCACTAAAGTGCTGTAACAGtccacaaattattttttccactcttttttcccaacacacatacATACTCCATGTTAGGCACCTGCCACTGCAttaaaattttctcaattttaatttccttaattATACTAGCACTTTCTCTCTCACAAGTCACAAGGGTGTCATTATATTTATAGTTAGGTATATTCTATATACTATATAGTATAGTATatactatttattatattaCCTCTTCATCTCCATTGTAAGAAGGGATAAGGAATGTGGGTTTAATTAATGCTGTACAAATTTGAATATAGAGATGTGAATTTGAGTCAACCTCGGATTAAAATACTAGCATCCTTCATAAATGAATGATGTCTATGACTTTTGAACTGAACAAGTAATTCATAAATGGTCATTCTTGATGGTTGTTTAGGTTAGTTACCTTGAGAAGAGGGTTCCACAGTCACATCTGTACTCTCTAGTGCCACAGGTCTTGGAGTGAGCTTTCCAATCTGATTGAACAGCATACTTCTTGGAGCATTTGTCACATTTCCACTTCTTCTCGCCGTGCTTTCTGCAGAAGTGCTTCTTGATGCCAGTGAGGTCCCCAAGAGCCCTTGAAGGGTCGTGGTGCACGCAACTGGCTTCTGGGCACACATACACCTTCTTCCTTATAATCTCGTTGCTTGATCTCTGCTTCAGCTTCCATGGTAAATTGTGCCCTCTTCTGTGAAGTTGGAGATTCTGGTCTCTTTGAAATCCCTTGTTGCAGATCTCACAAATGAACCTattagttgccaagagagtcttTGGAGACAAGGCGACAACTTCAGCTTCCGGGTCTAAATAagcaattaagaaaaataaaacaaacaccaaaccaaaaaaataaagaaggaaaAGTTAAACCCAATTGAGATAAACATTAAACAAATCAAATACATACAACAaacaaaccaaaacagaaaacaaactaTGCTTATTAGAAGTTTGAATAGAgatataataaataagaaacCTGGGTTGCCAGGAaggtttctctttttctttagtgGAGGAGGCTGTGCTTGACTTAGTGGTGGAGCAAAGTATTGTTGTGAGTAATCAGTGCCAATTTCGGTTCTGTTGCCTGAAGATGCACTAGCTTCACCGGATGCAGAAGTCAAATTAGACATGGTTTTTGGAACATCAAATATTCAAACCCTTCATCTTTTCTCATATTTGGAGTTTTGTGAATTGTCATGAGCCATAGATCTGAGTTTTTCGTATGTAACAAGTCTGGATAGCTTCTGGGATCTGAGGACAATCCTCACCTAaaacagaaaaaggaaaaagctgGAACTGGACTAGTGAGAAAAGAACAGAACAAAGAGGCAAAATTGATATACAACTTAACTACTTAACAATATTTACTCTTTGAAAccccaacaaagaaaaaataatctgcgggaataaaaaaaatgaaaagtggaGAGAGTTCTCTACATCTGTGAAGCAAAATACTATAAACTTAATTGATAGTTTCCTCTACTTGTTTGGAACCAACCCAAGAgacaatattttgttttttttttatatataccaaGAAAATCCAGTGATGACCACACTAGTATGAACAAAAATATAGACTCAGTTACTCCAAGTTCAAACTcaggaaaagagaaagagagagagagagaagaaggatTCCCTTCTCTCTGTATCTGAAGCAGTGCAAAACAATACCGGAAACCACAAACCAAGGAGAACCCTACGGCAAACTCTCTGACGTTGCTCTTTCTGTCTTTTCCTCTGTTCTCTTTCTCAACACCAGAAAAATTTCCTTCTTTATGTattgtttataatatattttgcttTTAACCAagctcaattattttttatgtaagctTTTGTTTATATACACATACTCCTTGCCTTTCCCTTCTCTCGTAATGTAAGCAGAAAAAAGGATGGAAAAGTAACCATGTAAAAAGAGAGTATCATTTGTATATGCAGATAGATATATAACATAACAAACagttagagagagagaaaaaacagGGAAAGAGAATAATAGCAAGGGAGAAGTTCATTTATGCTACTTAACATCATAGGTAGTGGACCCTCTTTTTTGCTTTCCAAATTTCAGTGACATGattgattcattgattaaatTCCAACCAGCATGGCTAAAAGCTTCTGAGTTCTGcccttaattctttttttattcttctgtattttatactcttttttttttctatagttcATTTCATCATCATTGTAACTATTGCTGCCCATTAAAAAATAGCTCAGACAATCTTTTGCATGGTTAAATATTTCTTAGGTTATAGATCTACGTACATAGACAAAGCTGCCAAACGTACCAAAATACTAAGCGTCCCCCCTTATCTCTATCTCTGCATCCTTCTACCATCTTATACGAGCACAAATTTTTGTCGGCCTTGTCATTTTCATTTCGTAATTGTCATtatcaatattaaaataaactattaatATATGTTGCAACTATAGTACGGATACAACCTCAACTTATAAGCATCGAGTTGGACACTCCCACCGTCCTATACTTTTTTAGTTAGGTAACTGTGTGACTTAAATTAAGAGTATTAcagatttattatttattgtttgattttatgcaggagaatttattttgattttgattttagaatttattttggATAAACTATGATATTTTTGGTTGTATGTTGGAGAAGAGTTCGAAATCGATTTGAGtccaaaattgttttaaatttaattaagtagTTTTTGCGTTCAattcataattttgtatttatataattttatttataatttgattttatgacaaaaatattataagtgtGTGTTTAATTTCACGTTCAAGAATTGATTTTAGATCAACTTTCATATGGTTTTACCtttgagaaaattttaaaaatattttgggtCTAGAATTGTTTGTGAGGTTAAGTAGCTTTGAGGAACTTTTAGAGTTGGATtagtaaatttatattaaattttacttttaatttaattttataacgaAAACATTAAGAAACATAAATcaaattacatcaaaatcaattttatcaacgtTTATCCAAATACATATTAAATCAcattacttaaaattaattttaaccaaaattaatctaatttaaaatcaattttctcaCCACTCGCCCAAGCATCAAATTTTGTCtccataatatataatatttgattaaaattaattttgtcaacactgattaaaaaaaatcaagcaatTTATAtccataatatataatattctgACATCTAATGCGTTTTGTctcttcttaaaaataaaattgggcctcttctccatttttttatcatctgTTCTCCCACATCCGTTATAAGACATGATAAGTTCCAGCTTAAATTCAAACAAAGATCACTCATACTTCGGCTAACGTTGCTTTGCCGATACTTATGCTCAAGTTGACTCCAAAATCAATAATAGAAAACGAGTGATCACTTTAAATGGAATTCTATGCTTctatctgttttcaatttgttgTGGTTACGTATTGACTCAATGactgaaattaaatttgttttattagttttttgttCCTTTGCTTTGGAATTAAAGACTCACTTGTACGTGATGAGAATTTTTCAATGATTGAATATTTGACTTTTCAGTTTGAATGCCCATGGTTTAGACGTAAAAAACTGAGTGAAGTTAGCTTGTAATAGGATGCTTTCACTGTGTATATATATCACAAATAGATCTGGCGTTTGGCGAacgctaaaaaaataaaattgaaaattttgcaaaTAATGCATGTCTTCAGCCTTCAGAGTCCAGTTGACATATGTCTGGTTTAGTCATTATGCttgattatattatatgtaaCATACATGAATTAATGTTTCTAAATATGTTACAATTTGATTGatataatactatttttattattgcaaTATTTAAGGTGTATGTGGGTACCGCAAAACTGCATTGTTTTTCTGTTTGTTCATCTTTCAATAAGGTTGTGCTGCCAGCACCACGTATAAACCTTAAAAAATTggcaataaaaaaacatttctttttgtcattatcttgttttattgttctcTGAGCAAGGTTTTGAAAGTGGGATCTTGCACGACCAAGACACCATATGCTATCTCCCAGCTCATCTGTgccattaaaatattatttactaattaaaaaaaaaaaagtgaacgaGAAGGTGAATGCAATACAATTCCtccatattatttttatgtcatatcatttatcttttaagaAGATAAATACCACTCTAATTTATAATAAGTGTCGTgtcaaaaagaagaagaaaaaagtttcgtatcatttattttaatctttcattatatatatatatatatatatatatatatatatatatatatatatatatattaaatttatgacCCTAATTAACAAGTAAGGATATAGTTACAATATGTCTGATTCCTTTCAATTGCATATTTTTCAAGTTAAGCAAGTGGACATTCTTTAAGCTAGGGGCTAGAGgcatgtttataatttttaatataaaatataatttaatttgttcgtcatattttattcaattcataattttaatcctcttataaaaaaatataaacatttaatcatattattttttaaaatcaataattttggtTTAACAGTCAATTTTCATAATGTTGacttttaataagaaaatatcgACTACTAAATCACCAATGTGACATTATAATATAATGggttttttaattagatttttagGGGATTTAAAGAGGTTTTTTTAgtaattagtaatttttaattaaattcttattaaaataaatattctactaatcaaactaataattacaaaatactgaagaaagaaaattttgaaacaatatctacgttcaaaaatttattttcattgtggAGGAAAGAACATACGAAGGAAAATGGAATCAACTTCTCAAAATTTGTTTATTCTCATCCCTTAACTTTGCCCTTCCCTACCTGTGGGCTCATCGATAGAGGTGATCAAAATAAAGGCAAGTTGGATAGTCAAAGGTGGATGGTGCTGCTGGTTTGTGGGTTGGATTTCGGCGGTAGAAcgatttaaaatatgtttaaaaaaccTTGAAAGTtaggttttgaagaaaaacaaactaaaagATGATGTTTCCATTCTAATATTTTTGGATAAATGACCAATTTCATCCCTCTATTTTACATTGGCTGTCAATTTAGTCTTTTTGCCATGGAAACACTACAAGAAAGAATATTACTTCGGACGcaatatttttcacaaaaaataatttgtcaaaaatattaaaattaattacagaTGGACTATTTTTCCTTCGAAAATTATAATATTCCCATAGATTTTTCCTTGTTCGttggaaaattaaatttttcccAAACAAAAAAAACCCAACCCTAGCCCTCCTCAGTCAGCTAGCGCCGCTGCCATTTTCGCCCTCACCTTGTCCATTGTGCTCACACTCACTCAAGGTCAGGACTTGCTCAACTCCCTCTGTCTCTCTCATATCTTCCAACCCTACCATTCTCTTCTCTCCCAAATTCccatcttctttttcttccctcTCCTCCTTTCCCAATTCTTCTAATTCTCTTTTACAAACCCTTACGCGCTTCCCCCTCTGTTTCTCTCAATTGCTCCTCTTGTTCTCTCTCTGGCTTCCTTGTCAGGGCTTCGGTAAGTTTCCGCTCTCCTTCTCCATCTggattcttgtttttcttttacaaagaGAAGTTTCTGCCAAGTTTATATGTTTAACGAAATTGTTGTATTAAGCAAATACaacagtatttttatttcttttttcagaGACACCTTCTCTTGATAGAAGTAAGTTCACGTGTCCAATTTGGGTTTTGGCTAGTGCCCAATTTGGTTCCTTCTGCTTCTGTGTTTCTGCTTTCATAATTCATTCCCTTTTTAAAAGTTCTGTTTCTTTCCCTATTCCAAAGAGCAGCATTTGAAGTTTCAATCATCCTTCTGCATTTGTCCTTTTCTTGCTGTGAGTCACAACTCCcaacttatttttcctttttcttttgcttcatTTCATTCAGATagatctaattttttaatataatatatattttttatcctaatGCTAAGATTTAAAAATGGACCATGAGATCATAACGCTTGATTATTAAATTGCAGaattttccactcatcaccactaaaccccaaaaaaaaagtaaacatcAATGCAATGACTAGGCTGCCATGCATGCTTATTGCCATGTTGACaattgcatattttatttttaattatgtgataATTATCACAATGTGTGAAATGAAGTTCTAGAACCAGTTGATAACAGTTGGCCTGGCCTTATAAACCATTTCAGTTCTATTATTTGTTACCTTTCTAGGTAggtttttttacatatattctATATAGCAGGCTGTACATAAGGTTTTATAGGTTTGATAAAAGGTaacatatatgttaattttttacttaaaagtaaCTTTGGACAAATATGCACGTAAGGTGTGGAGTACTTATTTATCGTTCCCATCCATATATAATTGTGAAGTCCATTGATTGAACTCGACacaaataattgattatttatagAAGAGAGTGACAAATTATGCAAAGTTGTTTTTGTATTTCTGTGTTAATTGTAAATACTTCAAACAAAATGAATCTTTGGCAAACAATAAATAGATGGAAACATATGCATTGTATATTTCTGTGTTAATTTGACTGGTCAACTATGCAAACGGAAAATTCCGTTGAAAAATTCCAACGGACAGTCAAAAAATCTCTTGGTTAAAGTTTCTTATGACCATTTTTCCAACAAATTTTGGTCAATCAGAAATTTTGAATGAtggatttttgaggttttcgaAGGATTTTTGTTGTcagaaatatgtttttttatgtagtgaaatgattaatttaattctcaTTTCTATAAATGTACCAATAATTTAATTctatagttaaatttttttttggtgatgtgGCACATGAAAGATGATATGACAAATCCTTGTGGTGAAAGTGAAAGTCAAACATTAGGTCAAGTATGTGTGGACCAACTTGTTAGTTGTAGTATGTTCATTTATCCTCTTCGTGCCTTTGTATCGCTAATGGTTGTGACAAGATGACGGTGGACGATGACGTTTTACTTGTGGTTGTTGTCATTTTCATTCGATTTCCCCCTATGCATTGGAGATTGACCTACTAAATGTTTGGATTGTCCATGACCTGTATAAGACTTGCAATTGATAAAGTCAATTTTGAAAGATGTTTTATTTGGTACTAGAAAGAGAGTTTGAGGATGATTTAACTCTATTTGATAATGATGAGAATGTGTTAGTTATGTGTATTGAacaaatattacaatttaatgGTACATGcaagtttttatattaagaGTATTATCATTAATCATTTTATTGTTAAGTTATACTTGTTGAAGGTCATTTTGTCGTCGTTTCAGAAGAAAATATTATCATGAAATTAGGAAGAAAAGTCTTCTCAAAATAGTTGTTAACttttgcaaattttaaaatcaaaattaaaaaaaaaaatcagtaacaTTTTAAACCAAAACATGATTGACTGAATTCTTTGTATACCTAAATTTGTTATGTCATCAAAGACATGTTACGGTGACCCTTAATGTTAagatgaaattgaatttataatataagacGAAATTGTTATGAATATGTATAAGATGAAATTAATCATTTTCATAAGACGAAATtgtcaaatataaaatacaagaaCGAAATTCATCATTtatccaatatttttttaagtaaaaaggtGATGATTCACAGTTTTGGCATGAAAACGTGAAAAGTGAAAAGGTTGTTAACTTGCTATTGGGTTCACCGTGCAGTGATTAACGATCGAAGATATGTTTTAGTGTTTGTACTTTGTACTTTGTAACTTGTAAGTTGGATTCCGAAACACGTGCTTGCTCCTTCTGCCTTGCTTGTCATGCAGTCTAATTGAAAATCCTAGGATTAACTTTCTATCTTAGTTTCTTTATCCTATCTGACAATTTTAtggaatattcatttttttatcagcaaaaaaaTGTATTACAGGCACAAAGAGCACAGTCACAAGCCCACCATCTACTTTGGTGTAATAGCTACAGACCGTGTCCCTTGCCACCAAGTAATTCCTTGCACCAATTGTTTGGAACCCCTCCCTTATATAACAGTTTTGAATCCCAGGCACATGTAAAATAATATCTAAGTTTCTTCATAAAGCCAACATACTCTATGACATTGTATTACCCGACAAGAGCAAAAACAGCGGCCCCAACCAAAATGCCTCGATAATCCACTCCTACATTACAGACAATTTATGCAGTATAAGGGTTGGAATACATAGATCACGCTTtttactgttcattttaattagtcaagtaccTAGATCACATGAATGTCTTAAAGAATCACAATATGCAGCTTGACATTGAGCTATTATATTACCCATTTTAATTAACTCAACAAATAAAAGTGCAAAAATCTGTGGCTCTATATA contains the following coding sequences:
- the LOC114388604 gene encoding protein indeterminate-domain 11, with product MSNLTSASGEASASSGNRTEIGTDYSQQYFAPPLSQAQPPPLKKKRNLPGNPDPEAEVVALSPKTLLATNRFICEICNKGFQRDQNLQLHRRGHNLPWKLKQRSSNEIIRKKVYVCPEASCVHHDPSRALGDLTGIKKHFCRKHGEKKWKCDKCSKKYAVQSDWKAHSKTCGTREYRCDCGTLFSRRDSFITHRAFCDALAEESSRSVTGIGIVANSTSTQPTAAAASHQQDIIHGNSNNFSLKKEQQAGFRPPWIGQPSPSSASSFLVSHQENPNPRGGGPGPTLLPPYQTAPHMSATALLQKASQMGATMSKTGSMIGTHQQQAHVSANAALNLSSRDHQMTPTLHGLVPFGNKAVPAVGNGVSPSLLHHIIDSFSSPFEGTSFEDTFGGAGGDAMTKTTTADDGARGNNNEALTRDFLGLRPLSHTDILNIAGMGSCINSSQHNQTPNPWQG